One part of the Glycine soja cultivar W05 chromosome 11, ASM419377v2, whole genome shotgun sequence genome encodes these proteins:
- the LOC114374253 gene encoding BTB/POZ domain-containing protein At3g05675-like, whose amino-acid sequence MFPSAGVPKKRQRTTAANRSSSTVGTISSLSDVTLIEISQNPRPSSPMTDDRPSPAAEDALHYNDASTADVVLRLFIDAPSPLDSVSNSDHHVYLHSDVLRRSKYFSALLSDRWIGHVAPELSSSSSCNRDRDLDLFRLNLGVAPTGGSIQSHLTVLELLYTNDFAAAVDCASTALDLLPVALELLFEDCVRWCVDFLEAVPWTEEEEKRVVRLIPFLREEESKELVARVWPSGEDSCEAMLQGLISSAMNSYGNTAFVKAFVGKILRDLSSRETAKRVLEKAFAMSLKTVKESLEDYSSPVFRGDHNETEAIQRLNLHKASTNGKHLLWLVERMIELRVADVAVREWSEQAGFTADLQRAFRDDAWRNIVPGLPAVILRCTCRLANAVSAGTILASRQVRRKLVEDWLPVLVVCKDNVSPISPSNKSLYLELEETFLRIISTLPMSDAQELLQQCLSFSTRNVEDCPHLVTAFNTWFRRAARPLKPDSLFDQ is encoded by the exons ATGTTTCCCAGTGCCGGCGTTCCCAAGAAGCGGCAACGCACCACCGCCGCCAACCGTTCCTCCTCCACAGTTGGCACCATCTCCTCCCTCTCCGACGTAACCCTAATCGaaatctcccaaaaccctcgaCCTTCCTCTCCCATGACCGACGACCGCCCCTCTCCCGCGGCGGAAGACGCTCTCCATTATAACGACGCTTCCACCGCCGACGTCGTCCTCCGCCTCTTCATCGACGCTCCCTCTCCGCTCGATTCCGTTTCCAACTCCGACCACCACGTCTACCTCCACTCCGACGTCCTCCGCCGCTCCAAATACTTCTCCGCGCTCCTCTCCGACCGGTGGATCGGCCACGTCGCGCCGGAGCTCTCGTCCTCCTCCTCCTGCAACCGCGACCGCGACCTCGACCTCTTCCGCCTCAACCTCGGTGTGGCTCCCACCGGCGGCTCGATCCAATCGCATCTCACCGTCCTGGAGCTTCTCTACACGAACGACTTCGCCGCGGCGGTGGACTGCGCGTCGACGGCGCTGGATCTGTTACCGGTGGCGCTGGAGCTCCTTTTCGAAGATTGCGTGCGCTGGTGCGTGGATTTCCTCGAGGCGGTGCCGTGGACGGAGGAGGAAGAGAAGCGAGTGGTGAGATTAATCCCTTTCCTTAGAGAGGAAGAGTCGAAGGAACTCGTGGCTAGGGTTTGGCCTTCGGGAGAGGACTCATGCGAAGCGATGCTGCAAGGATTGATTTCCTCGGCGATGAACAGTTACGGCAACACGGCGTTCGTGAAGGCTTTCGTAGGGAAGATTCTTCGGGATCTGTCGTCGAGGGAGACGGCGAAGAGAGTGTTAGAGAAGGCGTTCGCGATGAGCTTGAAGACGGTGAAGGAGTCGTTGGAGGATTACTCGAGTCCGGTGTTCAGAGGGGATCACAATGAGACGGAGGCTATTCAGAGGCTGAATCTGCATAAGGCTTCCACCAATGGGAAGCATCTTCTGTGGCTTGTGGAGAGGATGATTGAGCTTAGGGTTGCCGATGTCGCCGTCAGGGAATGGAGCGAGCAAGCTGGCTTCACTGCTGATTTGCAGAGGGCGTTTCGTGATGATGCGTGGAGGAACATTGTGCCTGGCCTTCCTGCTGTTATTCTCAGGTGTACGTGTAGGCTCGCCAACGCTGTCTCTGCTGGCACCATTCTCGCTTCTAGACAG GTGAGAAGGAAGCTTGTAGAAGATTGGTTGCCGGTTTTGGTTGTATGCAAAGATAATGTTTCACCAATATCACCCAGCAACAAATCGTTGTATCTGGAACTGGAAGAAACATTCTTGCGAATCATCTCCACATTGCCTATGTCAGATGCTCAAGAATTGTTGCAGCAGTGCCTCAGCTTTTCAACCCGAAATGTTGAAGATTGTCCTCATTTGGTTACTGCATTCAACACCTGGTTCCGCCGAGCAGCCCGACCCCTCAAACCAGATTCTCTCTTTGATCAATGA